From the Vulpes lagopus strain Blue_001 chromosome 19, ASM1834538v1, whole genome shotgun sequence genome, the window AATTCCTtaaagacatacaaaaaaaatgactaaaaccaaaaccaacaaagTAAAACTGTCTCCAGAGAGACAATGGAAACATTAACTTCaccccaaataaccaaaaagaaaacagtatgagATAGAGACTGTTCTGTGTAAGAAATGGATAAAGTCTATTTGCCTTATCTActaagacaaaaaacaaaaaaatattgtgaattatgaaattaaaacaccaaataagagaaatattatgCTAAGGGGTTGAAAAATATTTGACTAGGCACTGGAAGATCTTGATGATTGTTTCGGCTCTACCTCTCACCAGCAGGGAGACCCCAGTGGGAGTTTATGAATTTtccaagatataaaaaaaatgcgAGCCAGAGCAGACAGCCTCTGAGGTCCTTTCTGGCTATCCGATCCCACAAAAAAACTGCAAGGGGAACCATGGTAACTGAAGGAAAATGGGGAAACGAcattcctcctctgccctctttcTATACCTCACTGACACACTCCTGTCAGGTACTACCTCTTCTACACATGTAcagcagggaaggaaaaacatGTTTTACCTTTTCAATATCACTGAGAGTACGTTAAGGACACATCATAGGATACATTAAGATGCCAGATTTTCCTGTCCGAATATGCTATGTGGTTTTAAACAAGAATGGTTCCTTTAGGCATAACTGGCAATAACTCACCACTCACAGTCCAATTCCTGATCAACTAAAGTGAAAACTTTAATAAATAGCATTCTAATATCcatgaggaaaacaaaaccaagaaataaaaacaggaggTTTAACAAATGTGCACCGGGCAGACTAATTCTGTTTACTAAAAGAGAGCACTTCTATAAGGTAGAAAAGGCAAACTTAAGGACAACTCTTTATCTTTCCCTGTCTGCGACTGTTACAGATTTACTTTTGTTTCATAAAACCTTACAAATCTGAAATACAACACTTAGCCTCATAACTTCCTAAGAGTCTGGACAACTAAAACTACCCACTCACTATATGGGAAGAAAGCCAAGGTAATCTTGGCCTTGGAGAGAACCTGACCAGACCTCTAGGTCTTTCTAGGCGTTAATTCCTTAAaaacatataatacatacattCTCATTTCAAGGTCCCCATAGCACTTTCGTGTTTACATACTTTGTGTTAGTACAAAGTATTGGGGTCCTGGTATTTTAGATGTTCTTCTGACCTAGATACCATACTAACACTGACACATCTGGTTTTCACCCCAACACCTTGGAATTCTCTTCTCCCAAAGCCTTAAAGGTGTGTCGTACAGACCTTTGAATGGCAGTCATGCTTGTTTATATCCTGGGCCTCTAAGTAGAAAGCTGCAAAGATAGCCACAACTCCAGTTACTATTCCAAGACCCAGCCTTGTCAAACGAGTTAAGTGGCAACAGCCCTGACCCACCCTCATCACCTCTGGAATGGTGAACTCTGCAGAAATTTTTTTCATTGGCAGAAAATGCCTGTGCCATCATGTCAATAGAAGAGCCTTGTGATTGCCACAAAAACACCAACACCCCACACCAAGTTGCTATCATGGTTCTAGAAAATGCTGTCTACCTCTTTTGATGTCATCCAGCTGGGGTTCAGGTGAGGGGTTATCTTTCAAGGGGGAAGTTTTGGGTCCAACTGGAGGCTTTGTTGGAGCTCTGAATGGCataggtggtggaggtggtggtggctgtGATGGCTGTGGGGGACGAGTGGGTTGCTGTTCCATTCGGGCTTGGATTTTACTGCTCCCCTCGGCTCTGAAATGAGATAAGGACATTAAATTGGAGGGACAAAAATAGTACTCAACTCTGTTCAGGGGACCAAGTACCTGCAGGTCTCTGCACAACCCTGTGCTCTTTACAGACTACTTCAAAATATTGATGTTGGTAAGTTTATCACAGGAGCTACTCATGCAACAGCTGCCTATTGCATTCCAGTACCACATCCTGCACCAGAGATAgatgaataaaacacacacacttgctgtcctcaaggagctcacatttTATAGCAAGCAGATAAAACCAGTATGGAAGACACAATGGGATTATGAAAACCCATTTTTACCAGTAGacaatatgattatttatttgactTGTGTACAATATAAAGTTGTATTCACAAGTGTATGAGTTACTAAGTAAAACCAGCTCTCAAAATACTGGCTAGTTTGCAGATTTTTGCATGAATTACTGCTTGCTCATCTTGTCACGTGCCAGCTCTTGCAGGCAGACAAGCAAAGCATTCCACCCCAAACTGAGAAAATTCTATTCGTTAACAATTTCTTTTGTATATGGACTAGCCCAGCAAACTTTGGGCTTTCTAATATTGGTGAGCACACAAATCACCTGGGGAATGCATTTAAAATGGAGATTCTGTCTCAGCAGGTCCTGAAATTCTGCACTTCAAAAAAGCATCCAAGTGATAAAATGCTGCTAATCCACAGATGACACTGAGTAGTGAGAGATATACCCTTGACCATCAGCTGTTGGGGGAATAACAGTGTCACTAGTTTGGGGAGGGAGGTAATTAATACAAATACATCCCAggtgggagaggagcaggagcttGAAAGCCAGCATAGGGCTCAGCTCTGGTGCCAGACTCCAATAAGTCACAAGCTCACTAATAATCAATCTCTGCATCTGTGTGCTTGTCTTAAAGGATAAAACAGCACCCTTCCAAAAGTTCTTAGTAAAGTTAGGTGGGATAATGCATGACCTCATAACCCATAAATAAACAgtaactttctattttttgtggaatgagtaaagaaaaatggCTTGAGAAAGCATAAACAGAAAAACATCAATCAGACTGTAATTCTCTTTAAGATTTCACAACTGTATTACAGTAATCGCTATATCTCAATGTGAAAAAGAGAACCACTGGGTTGCTtccattaatgaaataaattttgacTTTAAAATCGAATTGGCTTTGTATTAGACATGTAATGCCTgttgaattaaatattaaaagagctCACTATTCAAAAAAATAGGCAAACTTTATTTTGGTATAAATAGCTCAAACACATCTTGTGAAAAATTAGTTATTTTCAAtctaataaagaatatatatcacTCAATGATTCTTTCATAATTACAAGTCTATCAGTTTAAATCTTATCCCTTTAGGTGGTACTATATCAACAATCATGAgatgaacaaaacagatataaTTGCAAAGTACATCCTTTCCCCAGTGGTTTACATGTTTCAGGTCTTAaaagcattatttctttttattgcatttgAGGAAGCAATACTTTACTGATTTGTCAAGAAGACAGACATAGAGCTGTTGAGATTATCAATAGGACACTGAGCACCCAGATGCTcacatctttataaaataaacagataGATAATGCAAAGATATAAAAAACCCACATCAATCTGTATCTGGTTATTTGCATACCTTGTTTTCTTGACCTGAATGCTGCTACTGAGTTTTTCCAGCACATATTCACCAGTGTCATGATTAATAATAAGCACACAGTCTTTCTGATAGGGCCGTTTGTTCCCCTTGAACACAGTCATTGGTGGTGTGGATCCCTAAATGCCACGAAAGTAGATGATGATCAAACTAAACACATCAGTTGTGAATATCAAAACTGAATTTACAAATGACTATCTCACAAAATCTTTTATCAGAGTTACCCAAATAGAATAAACTGATTCCTTTGGCTTCCTAGGCAAAAAGAACGGGGAAATAGTAATACAGCAAGAATCTGTAACTGTGCAACTGCTTCTCAATAATCAAGAAAGGTAATATAAATTTGCAAAATTACTGTACATTTTTCTAAGGATTTAAGCTGTGTTACAATTAATGGCAAGATGTGAActgataaaaatagattaaacatTACTTGCTATTACACTGAGAACTTTCACTATGAGAAGTGAAACTAGTAagtatttctttgtaatttcagAGTCCGGTGCTTCCCCTCAGGCCAAGTAACCAACACAGCATTCTCTAAGGGCAGCTGGTTATTCAGCTTGGCTCAGAGTAAGTACACCATGCCACTCAACTGCCTAAGCCCTTCAACTGCTACCCTGTTCCTCTGAGAccaaacaataaaatctttaaaccacACATTCTGCCTCACCCTAGACCACTCAGCCCTCGGCTCTGTGGAATTCAGAACAAAAGGTGGCTGGCCTCTCAGGTCCTCAAGCTCTTTTTTGCACACCTTTAACAAGGCTTCTGCCCACAATATCCTGTCCCTTCTCGTTCAGTTACTTAATCTTCAAATCTGCTCAAAGGTCACTTCCTTAGAGAAGCTTTCCctgattttgtaaaataaatggttttttagatttctttagtTCCAGGCTATAAGCTCCCCAGGGCCAAGAAATGTGCTTGTGTTAAGATTGTATTCTCAGTGCTTAGTAATGGACCaccacatagtaggtgctcgaTTAATATTTGACGTATAATACATGACAAATATGGGATTTAATCCTTTGTATAGAATAAAAAACTGCTTGGCTCTTTAACTCCCAATTCATAGGGTAAAAACTTAAGAGTTGGAAGGGACCTTAGAGACCATTTATCTAACccctttattttccatttggcaAATGAAGATCCGAAGGGAGATGATGTAACCTGCCAAAGGcaacaaataatgaaatagcagTTGGAGCTGGCAGACAAGTAATTGTTCCTCAGCGCAAAGCTTCTTATCCAGAGCCTTTTCATTCTATCACTGGTTACCAAGACCTTATGCTGTGACATGCAACGACACACATTCATTAAGAGTATCTGATACTTCAGGGTTTGTGATTACAGTGCTGCCTTGAGcaaagcttcaaaaaaaaatctctctgcaAGAAGAGTTCTCAATTTAGCTTTTAACTGAGTTCCTCACCCCTACATTAGCTGAATGCTCTGATTTTCCGGTTCTTGCTTAAAACTTTCAGCCTGCACTTTGCCTTTTGCCAGATATATGAAAGATTATCAATCCTGCTCCTGCCTGCCTTAACTCCTGGCTTGCCTGTGCCACACTCCTAAACTGTTGTTGCTATAAACCAACATGGCATCTAGGGCTTTTCTCTTCAGAACGGGAAAAAAAGCTATGCCAATCTAAAAGAGGGGCTATGTATCCAGATAGGAACCTGGTCTACTTTGTAGCAAATGGGGGGAAAAGGGAGATTGGGGAAAATGGCAAAGAATCATTTTTACTCAAGCACTTGGGAAGCATGAAttccaccctaccccacccccaaaattccttttttccttatgTTGGAACTTTAGAAATCTAAAGTTTGTAAATAGTAGGAAATTCAAATCGCAATAAATAGAATGTGAGGATTCACTGTGATTCCACAGTGCATAAACTTACAGGGATATGTGGCAGTGTAATTGTGACTTCATCTCCTTTGCCAACCTGAAGCTCTCCTTCGCATGAAGTATCTATAGATGCTGGCTTAAAGTCATctaaagggaaaagcaaaagagCATTTATCCACCAAGTTACTTATACTAAGCCTCCTGGGCAttcttatttaaacattaaatttttttgttactccagataaatgcaaaatacaaatttagaattaaaaaaaaaaaaaaacctacttcaTTGTGGAAAATTCCACATATACAAAAGCAAAGAATAGTACAACATGAGCCTCTGTGTCCTGTCACCCAGCTTCAATAATTACCAATTCAGGTACAATCTTGTTTCATCTACACCTCCCACATATTTTCCTCCCATCCCCACTGgatcattttgaagaaaaaaagctagaattcatttaccattttattaagcaaagatactcCCATCTCCCAAGTGACAGATGAGCATTAACGCCCCATTATCTATAAGGTGTTTTATTAGGGTTGTTGCATACAGGATCAAAAGCAAACACAGCATTTTCGAAAGATTCTGTGATTGTTAAGCCCAGTATGAAACATGGAAGGCCACAGTACCATATAAACTGATTTCATTTTGCAAAGAAGCTCAAAATCAGAATTTGCCACACTCAACTTCTATagctttaacaaaaataaaaatactcttgTAGAAGTACAGAGCAGATGGCTGAACTGCACCTCCAAAGGTTAATCCTGCCCACATCTCTCAACTGCTGCCAAAGTACAACATGAATAGTCATTTTACTCCATTTTGACATACACTGGTCTCAAGCTGCAGGCCAGGTGCTTGTGTGAAGCCTCTCAGATTCCACACTGCCCTTCACCCTATTAAACCATCAACTTAGGAAACTGCTCAGGAAATGATGCTCCTGTGACATTCCCCACATCTACCCTCTGAGAAAGCCGATGTGCTGTCAGCAGGAGACACGGTAATGGGAAGGCAAGTGACCACGGAAAGATGGAACTTCGTTATCCCAACACGCCCTCTTCCAATGTGTTGAGTCACTTTTATTAGCTCCTTAGACGAAAACAAGTCTTAACCAGCACGAGCACTACCGAGACGGGAAACCAGGAGCTTGTGAATCACAGAGGGATGCTCAAATCAGCCCATTCCTAACAGCCAAAACTTCACCCAGGGCCTGGAGTGGACGTGCCCTCCCTCCACAGAGTCTGTAATCACGCAGAAAAGGAAGGTCCAGCATAATGACTACTTGGCTGGTCTTTagcctcctcctctgcttccaaACATAGCTCACCAAGCTTTAACTTACTCCAGGCTCACCAATTCTAATTTTATTCGTCGCCCACACGGGGCTTGGTACGGAGTTTAAGTGTGGGTAGGATGGGTGACCTCAAAAGACGGCAGGGTCCGACGAGGCACGCAAAGCTAGAGGGGGGGGAAGACGCCGACGGAACGCACGGGGGACGCGGGTTCTCGGGCTGCCCAGGAGATGGAGCGCAGGCTCGGGGCGGCCCGAACAAAGACGAACGAGGCAAGAAGGCTGCTGAGGCGGACAGGGAAGAAGGggatggaaggggagggaggcgATGAGGCTCGCGAGCAGACGGGAAGGGCCCTGGGAAAGGGGGATGGACCACAGGCGACCTGGAGGCCGACGTGAGGTCACGGTCTTTCCGTAACAAAGAGGGGGGGTAAGTTTCGCTTAAGGAAGGGCCGAGTGGGCGGACGAAAAAGCACGGGGGCCGACCACCTTCGGAAGAAGTATCTGGGATCACAAGGCACAAGAATATAGTTGGGGGTGACGAAGGGTTGGGTTTGGAAGCGAGCCGGGGAAAAGGAGGGGGTGGGCGGCGGGGGCACTGAGGTCCCGGAGGAtctaggggaagagaagggagctGACGCAGGCTGGGGCTTCCAGGGCCTcggggggccggggtcgggggccGAGGGAGGGGTCGGGCTGGCAAAGGCGGGGCAGCGGCCGAAAGGGACGCAGGGGAGCGCCGGCTTACAGCGAATGGTGTGGAAAGAGGCCCGCGGCCGCTTCTCGAAGCTCTCCCCGAGCCGCAGGCAGTGCTCCTCGCGGTCCAGCAGCGGGTTCGCGGTCCCGTTCATGGCCCTCGCCGAGCCCCGCGCCCGCACCGGCGCTCTCCCCGCGCAGCCGCGGCCCGAGCTTCCGGCGCCAGCGTCCGGGGGAACGACGCTCCCTGGGCCGCGCTCCGCGGCGCGCGGCGAGCCCAGCCGGCGCCCACCCGGGGCCGGAAGCAGGTCCTCTCCTcggcggcggggcgggccgggcgggggaggCCTGCGCGGAAGCAGGGCCGCGCGACTTCCGGCGGCGGGGCGGGACCTCTGCGTCCGAGGCGGAAGTGGCGGGGGCGGCGCCATGGCTGAGGGTTCCGCTGGGTGAGGTGCCTGAGGCGGGTTTGTCCGCGCGTGGCGGCCTCCCAAGCCGGGCCGAGGGCTGAGAGCGTCCGGCCCTCCCCGTCCAGGCGAATGTAGGAACCGACGACGGTGAGCCCGAGAGCGCGGCGAACTAGGTGAACACGGGCCTGGTAGCCAGTGTGGCCGGCTCTCCACAGGCCCTGGCGGCCGCGGCGGCCTGGTTTCCCCCGAGCGCCCTCCGCCCGACGGCTCCGGCCCCGCGCGTCATTGGCCTCTTCTCCCTCACGCGTTAATGGAGGAGCCGgagccccagcccctggaaagCGACGCCCCCACTGGTTCGTGAGACAGCTTCCTGGGAGTGCGATCAGAGACTCAGGCCGCCGGGCTTGGCTCCAaatttcccccctcccccaaagcgAGTCTCCGATCCTTGGGCGACGGTGACCCCACTTGACCGCCTGTCGCCACCTCGGGAAGCTCTCATGGTCGTTTTAAGTCGCCCCTCGTCGCGGGCACCGAAAACCGACGAGCGTCTTCTCCCTAAGGTTTCTCAGTCAGTACTTGGGCCTGTCCCTTTTTAAAACGCAAACCGGTTTATAATAGTTGACTTGTGGTTCGGTGCGTGAGAGTCCTGGCCACTGAATGTCAGCCGTCTGCCTGAAGGTAGGGACTGCGTCTTGGTCTTTGTGACCGACCTCTCGTGTAGTGGGCCAGGTTGTGTCGAGTCAGCGTCTGAACTGTTTGGTGAAAGAAATGTTCTAGAACCACCAACCCAGCGTCTTAAAAAAACTGTTCTAAAGCCACTAACGGAATCTCCTTTCTCCTGCAAAAGGGCTCAATGCTGCCTGAGAAATCCAATCAGGATTAATCCAATCTTGAGAAACTGCATCTGAAAAAAACCCTGCCTCTGTATGTCTGCAATATCAGCTTGGAGTCCTCGGGTTCCTCAGGGATGGAGAGTCTTCAGCACTGTTAACAGTAACGCCTGTCAGTTGAGGAGATGGCTTCTTTGCAAAGAAAAGGGCTGCAGGCAAGGATTCTCAGCTCTGAAGAAGAGGAGAAATTGAAAAGAGATCAAGCTTTGGTGTCCGATTTTAAGCAGCAGAAACTGGAAAAAGAGGCTCAGAAGAACTGGGAccttttttacaaaagaaatagtaCTAACTTCTTCAAAGATAGACACTGGACCACCCGAGAGTTTGAGGATCTCCGATCATGTAGAGAGGTAAATTAATATTGCACCTTATTTgagttgtttttcatttaaaatgtgaagaGGAGTGTTTCTTGCATTCCAGTTGGGGTAGAGAATTTATGAAGCCTGTCAAAATGCTTTGTTCCCTGGAAACACACTGTTTGGTCTCAAACACAGTTTAGCATTTACTGGGTTATATAATCTGTAGGAAAGAGAGCTTTAGGAGCcattttcgattttttttttaagattttatttatttactcatggaaatacagaaataggcagagggaggagaagcaagttccatgcaaggagcccgatgcaggactcaatcccgggactccaggatcacaccctgagctgaaggcagatgctcaaccactgagccacccaggcatcccttttttctatttcttaaagcCAGTCTGAAAGTCgtaaatattaatttcatactGGATGACTTCAGTGAGATTCAGATTCATAAGGATGATGAACACTTTACCGTGGCCCCTTTTCTAGAACTTTAAATGTGTCCTAAGCCTTATCGTAACACTGTTGAGGTAGGCATCCTGATTATCCCCACTTGTCCGGTAAAAGTGAAGCACACAGCTGTGTAAGTGGTCTGGCAATAGAACACGGTGAGGGGAGGAATCCAGATTTGAGTGCAAGCAGTTTAGTCCCAGAGCCTGTTCTGTTAGCCGTTGACACTGTTTTTATCATACCAAACTGCCCCTGTTGGATGACAAATGAGATAGGAGTATTAGCTTTAAGTTATCAATTCATGGGTTTATTGTCAGCTCCCTGGGTCAGAGACCTTGTTTCTCCTGTCCTGAGATGTATTCTTGTAGTTTGCTTTCTCTATGATGCAGATGTAGCATGCTATGACTTTGGGTTCTGTTTCCTTAGTTTGAAGATCAAAAATTGACTATACTTGAAGCTGGCTGCGGTGTTGGTAACTGTTTATTCCCACTTTTGGAAGATCAGAATATCTTTGCTTATGCCTGTGATTTTTCTCCAAGAGCAGTTGAATATGTCAAGGTTGGTGCTCCATCCATATATTCTGTTGTGTTGCTCTTTTTCTTAGATTTCTCTGACCTCCCTTCTCTACTCATTTGCCTAATTCCAGTCCTCTCATTGAAGCTAACCAGCTGTGATCACTATGGATGTGTTTTTCCTATTTAATGCATATATAGTACATACAGAAAACATAGCTTTACTCAGAAAAGTAGAAGGAATTACCAAAATGACACTAATATACTTAAACCCAGATTTAATGATTGGCagcattttgccacatttgctttatagACCTTTCTTTGCtgaactattttaagattttacttatttatgggCAGATAGAGCAAAGCACAGGTGCATGcaagaagggggagaggcagagggaaagggggagagagcatctcaagcaaactctatgctgagtgcagagcactatgaggggctccatctcacagccctgagatcatgacctgagctgaaatcaagagttggatgcctgactgagccactcgggtgcctcTGCTGAACTATTTTAAATTACAGATGTCAAGACACTTCCCTCCTAAGTATGTCAGCATACGTATTCCAAAAAATAAGGGCTTCTTTGTATGACTGCAATGCACTTGATTATATCTAACAAAATAACTATAATCCACTAATGTACAGATTCAGATTTACCCAAGTAGTCCCAGGTATCTTTTATACCTGTATTTAGTCAAGGACTACATCTTGTACTTCTTAATGTACCTTAAATCTCCTTAACCTAAAATATTCCTGCTCTTCCCCTTGACCTTTTCCCCATTGGCATTGAGTTTTTGAAGGGCAAGCCATTTTCTGTAATACAGTCCCACGTTCCGAATTGGTCTGTTTCTTTATATCATTGTTAACTTGTTTCTTAATCTCCTGTATTTCCTGTAAAGTAGAAGTTAGATTCCTATCacgtaaaatatatttttggcaaAAAATACTATAATAGGTGATGGTGTATCTTTGGTATTATATCCTGTCAGGAGGCATTAACATCTGGTAACCTCAGTATATATACATCATGCTAGCTTTAGATTTGGTCACTGGGTTAAGGTAGTAACTTCCTAATTCCTACCTAAAAGATACTAACTAAGGGGTGCCAATATTTACCTTTTGCCATTAACAAATATGTGGGAGATACTTTGCCAAATACCTAATTTTCCATCAACCTTCCACAGTTTTAGCATCCATTAGAagttctttgttgtttttaaagattttatttattttagagagaaagtgttGAGGGGATGGTGTGGGCAGAggcagatggggaaggagagggacaagcagactctatgcttagcacagagccagTTTTGGGACTGATCCCACAATccttcaagatcatgacctgagccgaaatcaagagtcagactctactaactgagccacccaggcgcccctagaagtTTTTTTAATAGTAGTATCACGTTGCATCAGATGGAGCACCATCCTCTGTGTGAGAACCCCCTGGTGCTCCTGGAGGAGACCCGTACAAATGGGTGGGAATGCCCCTGTTACATTAGCCCCAGGGGCTTCACACTGTAACGTCCACATTCAGTCTCCAGCAGTTTTATCAAATTTCTAGTTTTACTAGTCTGGAGGCTTCTGCCTCAGTAAGCAAATGCTTAGGTCCTTTCTCTCCCAGAAGGCCATTGTCTGTCTCCATATTTCAGGATGACTGGTGGTTCTTTGGGCTCTGTTCTGTGATGGGTTCACAAAAAAGTCATTACTTTGCTATCTATCCATCTTTTTTCTTACTATAGGATGGGAGCTACATTTTTATACATCTATACATCTTTGAACTGAAACTGGAAGACCTTTAATTCATCTGGGTAACCAGTCAGTCTCTAACAGTGTAAAACTAGTTGTTCAAACATAGTAAATTGAataagaaattcctttttttccccctgataattgttacttttattatctactttttatatatacttgTCATCTTTGTTACCTGTTTTTTTGTCATGTGCAGTACTAAATTCCTCTGTATACGTGGGTCTGTCTGTTCTGCCTCAGTCATTTATTTGTCCCCATTCAGACCTCATTGCTTTAGTActacattttgtaaaatgttttgatGTCAGTCATCTACATCCCCCTTCATtgttcttcaatttaaaaattggctatTCCTAAAGATTTGCTTCCAGATGAATTAAATTTGCCTTGTCAAGTTTCTAGAAATCTATTGGATTCTGTTGAGAGTGCATTGGATTTAGAAGTGGAATTAtagggaagtctgggtggctcagcggttaagcgtctgccttcagcccgtggcgtgatcctggagtcctaggattgagtcccacatcgggctccctgcatggagccttcttctccctctgcctatgtctctgcctctctctgtgtctctcatgaatgaatgaatgaatgaatgaacgaataaataaataaataaaatctgtaagaaaaaaaaaggtggaattATAGATACAAATTGGTTATCTTTTCGATATCGAATCTTCCCATCCAGTACCTTCGTATCTGTTTATTCAAGTCGTTATTCacactaaagagaaaaatttaatgtggtttttttttttaaagatttttatttattcatagagacagagagagaggcagagacacaggcaaaggaagaagcaggctccatgcagggagcccaacgtgggactctatcccgggcctccaggatcacaccccaggctgcaggcggcgctaaaccgctgcgccacaggggctgcccattTAATGGGTTTTTATTATGCTCTTGTAACAGCTTatacttactctttttttatgatagttttatatattatcttttcttGTAATGCTTTTAAACCACCATCCACAAagttgtggtaaaaaaaaaaaaagaaagaaagaaagaaagaaaaagaaaagtcaggctGCTTCAAGGGAAACTATGCCCTGAAGAACTGTGGGAACATCTCCATGAGTAGATTTGGAAGGACTTCTCAGAAGATTTAGGCTTATAGTGGGTGAATCAAAGGATTAAGGAAGCACAGGTCAATTTTGACTTTTCATCCCTTTAGAGATACATGCTTCTAGAATGCTAAGTTTTGAATGTGACAGCTTGTGTCTCTCCTCAGTTAAAGATAATTTGTTAAAACAAAATCTTGTTCCTCATAGCAATATTGAATACTACATGCTTTGGTGTGCGAATGGTGTATCACTCAGTTTTACCCAATAacaaagtgattttaatttttgtgcagCAATGCACAAGTGGAAAtaggatcttttatttttttttcctttgggtctccttttgatgctttatttttctatgtgtgtCAGCATGGATGTtgcattaaaacttttttttctcttctagcaAAATCCTTTATATGACTCAGAAAGATGCAAGGTGTTCCAGTGTGATCTAACCAAAGATGACCTTCTGGAACATGTGCCCCCAGAATCTGTGGATGTTGTCATGTTGATATTTGTACTCTCTGCTGTTCACCCTGATAAGATGCACCTTGTCTTACAAAATATTTACCAGGTTAGTGATTTGGAGCCTAGAGGTTGGACATCCTGATCTTTTTGCTTACCTCCCTTCTGAGGCTCATGTCTGGATTCAGAGTCTCCTCATTCTCACTAAGTGTAGAATATGTAGTTGGGTATGGAAAGGTATTC encodes:
- the EAF1 gene encoding ELL-associated factor 1 gives rise to the protein MAPPPPLPPRTQRSRPAAGSRAALLPRRPPPPGPPRRRGEDLLPAPGGRRLGSPRAAERGPGSVVPPDAGAGSSGRGCAGRAPVRARGSARAMNGTANPLLDREEHCLRLGESFEKRPRASFHTIRYDFKPASIDTSCEGELQVGKGDEVTITLPHIPGSTPPMTVFKGNKRPYQKDCVLIINHDTGEYVLEKLSSSIQVKKTRAEGSSKIQARMEQQPTRPPQPSQPPPPPPPMPFRAPTKPPVGPKTSPLKDNPSPEPQLDDIKRELRAEVDIIEQMSSSSGSSSSDSESSSGSDDDSSSSGGEDNGPASPPPPAHQQTYNSRPAVANGTSRPQGSNQLMNTLRNDLQLSESGSDSDD
- the METTL6 gene encoding tRNA N(3)-methylcytidine methyltransferase METTL6 isoform X1, with translation MASLQRKGLQARILSSEEEEKLKRDQALVSDFKQQKLEKEAQKNWDLFYKRNSTNFFKDRHWTTREFEDLRSCREFEDQKLTILEAGCGVGNCLFPLLEDQNIFAYACDFSPRAVEYVKQNPLYDSERCKVFQCDLTKDDLLEHVPPESVDVVMLIFVLSAVHPDKMHLVLQNIYQVLKPGKSVLFRDYGLYDHAMLRFKAGSKLGENFYARQDGTRSYFFTDEFLARLFTDTGYEEVVNEYVFRETVNKKEGLCVPRVFLQSKFRKCPKNPTP
- the METTL6 gene encoding tRNA N(3)-methylcytidine methyltransferase METTL6 isoform X2 — protein: MASLQRKGLQARILSSEEEEKLKRDQALVSDFKQQKLEKEAQKNWDLFYKRNSTNFFKDRHWTTREFEDLRSCREQNPLYDSERCKVFQCDLTKDDLLEHVPPESVDVVMLIFVLSAVHPDKMHLVLQNIYQVLKPGKSVLFRDYGLYDHAMLRFKAGSKLGENFYARQDGTRSYFFTDEFLARLFTDTGYEEVVNEYVFRETVNKKEGLCVPRVFLQSKFRKCPKNPTP